One Vicia villosa cultivar HV-30 ecotype Madison, WI linkage group LG5, Vvil1.0, whole genome shotgun sequence genomic window, ggcgggacgcgttgaatcgaggtgtcgttcatcatggcggtccagaggcagtcgccgtgatggagatgatcgtcactgatgcgggccgtgcggcggcatacaggcggcagaggaggtcccagggagagagggttaggcatatcCAGTAGGGgtccgggtttattttttttgttttcggattgtatctctcgcacactattactatttggatcggcttgtatatattatttggatttgatttatcatattagtattttctgtttatatgtcgattattttatttggcgttttcctttaattaaaaatacgagattGTTtcgaaaaacattaaaaaaaaacacagtttctgcataattcggaagtgcatttccgaaaccccccaaaatctgaaaaaaagtgttttcggaagtgcatctccgaaaacaccccccatttggtgttttcggagatgcacttccgaagtctgagaaaattttaaaaaaaaaaatacttcggaaatgcatttccgaaacaggagtaaagtggggttttcgctgggggtgaccccatagggggtgggtaaagaaattttcaaaattaaacaCTATCTACCaatctccttgcatcatcatttGAGAAAGTATTAAGAACATCTCAATCCAATCCAATCTTTCACATTTGTAATCAAAGTTGCATACACATGTGACAACTGTTAATAATATCTATGGTGGTTTTTGAATCAGAATatgtttaaacttttttttatttgtttagaaTTTGCTAAAAGCATAATCATTTGGTTCACTCTACACTACATATTCTTTTAGAAAACACTTTTCCTCCTCTGCATATTTCTGTAACACAATGACTCTTTAGAAATACCAATCATTCTAATATTAATTTGTCCAAACACGTTTAACTCTGAAATACCATGCTTTCAGAAGCATAATCCTAAACTGTATGTATCTTTACCTCGAATAAAATAACACTTACAAAATTCAATTATTATTCTTCCAAACATGTTATTTCCAAGTGATACTGGGAGGTGTGGAAAGCACAGTTAGTTACCAAGACaatcaataaataaaaacaatccaGTAACATTGGCCAAATTCAAGAACTATTGTCATTATTGTTGCCTCTCAATAATGAAAGTAGAGGGATTTGTGCAAGCAAAGATCCCATGAACCCAGTAGGAGATTGGTCATTTGTTTCTTCAATTTCATTATCTAAATCTTTCCAGAACTTGATGATATGGAGACTTTCTTCCTCTGTTGATCTTTGAACAACAATCTTAGAAGCATATCCTTTCTTTCTCATTTCAGCGCAAATCTCATAAGGATTATTTGCTGTGAGAGTAACCATATACAACCATCCTTTTTTTGATAAAAGAATGTCTGCAACAGGCAAAATTCTATCAATCACACTCCTTCCATTCTCACCACCAGCCCAAGATGAGGTAATCCCTTCAGACCCGACTTCGTCTTCAGGTGTAGGAACATAAGGAGGGTTCACAACCATTACATCAACCATACCTGCTAGTCGGTTCTCAAGTCCCGATGCAATATCGGTTATTATCAGTTCTGCATGAACTCCGTGTGCTTCCATTGTCTCGTGCGTCACCTTCACTGCATGTGGGTTGATATCAGTTGCAATGTAGTTTACACCATTGCCTTCCTGCCCAAGAATAAGAGCCAGGGAAGTAATAACATATCCACTTCCACAGCCTATTTCCATGCACAATGTTGGATGATGCTCCAATAGATTAGTGCGATCGGCTAGAAGAGCGTCAACCAGTGCAAAAGAGTCATCACATGGTTCATAAACCTCGTCATGTGAACTAACAAGGCGAATTTGGGCAGTTTTGTGTGAAGCCtatcattggaaagaaaaaaCAGATGTCAGCAAATTTAAATGGCTCAATTCACTCAAAGGTTAAAAAAAAAGGACCGAGTACGTAGCAGCAATCAAAGACTTTTGCCGCCTTACCATTGTTGTTGATTAATTTATTTGTAACTACTTTTTATGAATTCCAATACTGGATTGCTCTGGTCAATGTCCAGACAACATTCAGAATGTCAGGTTACTCCCAGCTCCTATGTCCTGAACCCAAGATTGCAGATCTGTTAACATGACAGACAAGACAAGTATATAGTATTAAGTAAATAAATACATAGGAATCAATGTATTGAAACTGAAATCCTATAGCTGATCAACAAGAAGAAACAAGTATAAACAATATGAAATTTCGAAATGgtttaaataatttttcttttggcCTTTGTATTCtctatattgaaaaaaataaactaTTTGAAATGCAAAAGCGATCAAAATTCATATCAGAAATATACAAGAGCAGGGAGTTCTATCTATGTATGATCAAATCTTCTTTGTAAGTTGACATGTTCTATTCTAGCATAGCATTGAACAAAGTCATAAAGTCATTTAACATAGGATTCCAAACTCCAACTTATTGAAGTATATATTATATCAATTATTGACCGTGTTAAAGCTTTACAGCATATGTGCAGGTCTGAACCAAGCCATAAGTAGGGTAGAAGAATTGACAATCGTAAGCAGGAAACTATTAAGCAAGGAAAAAAACTAGTGGCAAAAAAACCAAGGAAAACACCAAAATAATTCTGCAAATCAAAATCATATAACACGTGTGGTTTAATCTCTACAGACATTGGATATtctacattttcattttttgctCTATGATAACCAACTTAATGGGAAGTTGAATTCTTAACAAAACAAAATGAAGAGCAGAACCCAGACTTGTTCAACATATTCTTGcagtataataaaaaaattgacacTACTCAATAGAAAGgaatttcaaagaaaatgaagaGCAGAACCCAGACTTGTTCAACATATTCTTGCAGtgtaataaaaaaattgacaCAATAGAATGGAattttaaagaaaatgaagagCAGAAACCAGACTTGTTCAACATATTCTTGCAGtgtaataaaaaaattgacaCTACTCAATAGAATGgaatttcaaagaaaatgaagaGCAGAACCCAGACCTGTTCAACATATTCTTGCAGtgtaataaaaaaattgacaATCTGTGTTTTTCAACTAAGACATTGAAACATGGCCACAAATATAATAATCAATATACATTTTTCTGTacagaaaaaaaaatagaggtaTAAAATGACAAAAGAAAATTGAAAGGATGCCTGATCAATAGAATGAGAAAACTAGCTTCAGGATGTCCagggaaaaaaattaaaattaaatgagcAGAGACATGGCAAACATTCTGACAAGTTTAGGAAAAGAGATTATCTCCATAAGCCGGAATATCATGTAAATTCGAGAAGCTCCAGTTGCTTTGTCAGCGAAACCAAACATTCATAAATCCACTCAGACTGGGGATGTGATGCATCCCTCACCATAAATTCATGCACAATGCCATTGATCTCAACTGAGCTGCAACCGGGAGTCTTCTCTACTCCTTTCTCCTTCATTATTATCCTTGCGCTCCTTGCCTCCTTCCACATTTTTGCCTCACTGTACATGCTAGCGAGCAGAACATAGTTTCCACTGTCATGAGGATCAATCTCAAGAAGCTTAAGGGCCACCCTCTCTCCAATTTGAACATTTCCATGAACACGGCAAGCAAAGAATAGAGCACCCAACACAGCAGCATCGGCTGGCATTGGCATATTTTGAAGGAGTTTTTCTGCTTCCTCCAAATGACCAGCCCTTCCTAAAAGGTCCACCATGCATGAGTAGTGTTTAAGCTTAGGGGATACATTGAATTTACAGCTCATTTCAGAAAAGTATTTGCGGCCTTCTTCAACTAAACCTCCATGACAACAAGCTGATAACACACCAAGAAAAGTGATCTCATCAGGCATTATTCCAATATTAATCATTTTCGAGAAATAGGATATAGCAACCCGAGCACTCCCGTGAAGTGCTAAACCACAAATGATGGATGTCCAGGTCAAACAATTTCTTTGAGGAATCTCTTCGAAAACCTGGAGTGCCCTTGCAATATTTCCGCACTTGGCATACATGTCAACTAGTGCAGTTCCTAAGGCAACGTCTAGAGATAGGTTATGTCTTTCAATATAGTGGTGAATCCATGTCCCAACATCAAGTGCTCCTAGTTGTGAGCATGCAGACAGGCAGTTAACCATGGTCACTTTATCGGGTTCTACCATACTAATTTGCATTTCATGGAATAAAGCCAATGCCTCTTTACTATGCTTGGCTTGGACACATCCACTGATGATGGCATTCCACGGCACAACACTTTTTTCTGGAATTTTATATAAAATCTCCCGAGCAACATCTAGAAACCCGAATCTGGCATATCCCAAAACCATTGTAGTCCATGAAACAAGGGTCTTCTGTTCCATGTTATCAAATAGAGCTCGGGCAGCCAACAATTCCCCGCACTTCACATACATGTCCATAAGTGCATTAGCGAGTGGAATTGTCAACTTGAGATCATGTTCTTCGATGTAACAATGAAACTCCCTACCAAGATTCAAATCCTGCAACTGAGAACAAGAAGAAATCATCCCAATCATTGTAATCTCGTTTGGTTTCACTCTCTTTGCCTCCATTTCTCGATAGATTTTTATAGCCTCATTTACAAGTCCCCTTTTAACACATCCAGTAATCATAGAATTCCAGGTTACCAAATCTCTCAATCGACTTTTATTGAACACATCATACGCCGCACTCAACTCTCCAATCGAGAGTAACATAGTGATCGACGCATTGTGAATAAATACATCACATTCAAACCCAAACTTCAACACATGCCCAAGTATACTAAGACCGACATAATTTAAAGACTGACAACAGCATGCTTTAAGCAACAACGGGAAAGTATGATTATCCGGCTTCAACATCCCACCTCTCAACATCCTCTTGTACAACATAAAACCTCCTTCAACATCTCCACTCTCCACATAACCCCTAATCGTCGCATTCCAAGAAAACGCATTATGCTCTTTGATTCGATACAATATCTTAGTACAATAATCAAGATCCCGCGAATCCGATAAAGCGCAAAACGCAACAAGACGACTCGCAGCAAAACCATTATCAATCAATCCCGTCAACACCATTTGAGCCTGAATTTGTTTCAACTGGACAAGGGACTTGCATCTCTCCACAAGCGAAAGGAGAGGGTTTCCCTTAACAAAACTATGGGTAGTGTTCCAATTGATAGGTTTAACAATTGGAGACAATGAACTAGTACTGAACCATGAAACTAAGATACCTAAATTCCGCGCCATTGGAATCGAATTCGAATTTGAACTATACCTATACCTATATCTATATCTGAAGTtgtaaacaaacaaaataatcaTGGCTTGAGAGTGCTTGTTCACAAACTACACAACAATCTTAGGCAACAAACatagaaaaaataataacaataacagaATTGAATCATAGAGagacaaatattcacaaaaaactcAACTTTCAGGTGATTAGAAAATGATAAGGATTGGATTTAGGTATGAGAAAAACAGTAAGAAAACCCTAAACGAAGGAATGGAATAATGGGGAAAGAAGAGGAAGTGATTACCGTGATGAAGCGGAAAAGGAGAGAGAGATGGGTTTTAGGTTTTGGATTTTTGGGGAAATGAAGAGATGGGTGGAGTGAAGAGTGGGGTGACTCAGCATCCGACGGCGAATTTGCGGTGTGTTCAACTCCGGTGGCGGAAAAACGGGATTTGTATCCTTTGcgcaattttttttttcttattttctcttcCCAAAATTTAATACTAGTATCTCTTTTAATTAAGAGAATTAATCTCTCAATCCCATGACCCTCTTACGCATCACCGAATTATCTATTTTGCCCTCGTATTTTCGTATATGAAACTCTGGAAATACTTTTTTTGttttaacgttgttttgttccgtaaatgcatctacggaagtattcTGTATGTGGATTTACGGAAAGGTTTAGTGTTATAGCTCACGCCAGACCTTTTACCTCCCTCATTCTCTTCATTTCAAactcaaacacaaacacaaactctTCTCATACTCTCTCACCTTCAAATCTCTTTCAAGTTCTACTACAAATCTCTTGTCAACATCAACTTCAAACAAGGTTTAGCAACATCTACATCAactttaatcggtaagtttttcgaatttttagttaatttagagtagttttgaaattgaattgGAATGTGATATTTAGGAGTAGAAATGAATTGATAGGTTTAGCAATagtgtttagagacaatgtagggttTGTTTGATGTTTTAAACGGATGATCAAGCCACCAAAAATAGGTTTTGTAGTGGCTGGGCTGACTCAGACGTCATTGTTGCATTTCTGAGTTTCAGTtgcttccgtag contains:
- the LOC131601480 gene encoding uncharacterized protein LOC131601480; translation: MASHKTAQIRLVSSHDEVYEPCDDSFALVDALLADRTNLLEHHPTLCMEIGCGSGYVITSLALILGQEGNGVNYIATDINPHAVKVTHETMEAHGVHAELIITDIASGLENRLAGMVDVMVVNPPYVPTPEDEVGSEGITSSWAGGENGRSVIDRILPVADILLSKKGWLYMVTLTANNPYEICAEMRKKGYASKIVVQRSTEEESLHIIKFWKDLDNEIEETNDQSPTGFMGSLLAQIPLLSLLRGNNNDNSS
- the LOC131601479 gene encoding pentatricopeptide repeat-containing protein At2g22410, mitochondrial-like; its protein translation is MIILFVYNFRYRYRYRYSSNSNSIPMARNLGILVSWFSTSSLSPIVKPINWNTTHSFVKGNPLLSLVERCKSLVQLKQIQAQMVLTGLIDNGFAASRLVAFCALSDSRDLDYCTKILYRIKEHNAFSWNATIRGYVESGDVEGGFMLYKRMLRGGMLKPDNHTFPLLLKACCCQSLNYVGLSILGHVLKFGFECDVFIHNASITMLLSIGELSAAYDVFNKSRLRDLVTWNSMITGCVKRGLVNEAIKIYREMEAKRVKPNEITMIGMISSCSQLQDLNLGREFHCYIEEHDLKLTIPLANALMDMYVKCGELLAARALFDNMEQKTLVSWTTMVLGYARFGFLDVAREILYKIPEKSVVPWNAIISGCVQAKHSKEALALFHEMQISMVEPDKVTMVNCLSACSQLGALDVGTWIHHYIERHNLSLDVALGTALVDMYAKCGNIARALQVFEEIPQRNCLTWTSIICGLALHGSARVAISYFSKMINIGIMPDEITFLGVLSACCHGGLVEEGRKYFSEMSCKFNVSPKLKHYSCMVDLLGRAGHLEEAEKLLQNMPMPADAAVLGALFFACRVHGNVQIGERVALKLLEIDPHDSGNYVLLASMYSEAKMWKEARSARIIMKEKGVEKTPGCSSVEINGIVHEFMVRDASHPQSEWIYECLVSLTKQLELLEFT